In the Ricinus communis isolate WT05 ecotype wild-type chromosome 3, ASM1957865v1, whole genome shotgun sequence genome, GAGCTTGGAGGTGTGAAACTTATTTCCAGCAAAGAATCTATATTATATTTGCtatctttgattttttttttattttgagccAGATGGAATCCTTATGCCCATTTCCTATTGCTTTCTTTCATGCCATCTTCTTATGTGAAAGGATAATTCTATCTTTTGCTCTTTTGTTTGTTGAAAATTCCATTCCCTTTTAACTGTTTAGAGTTTTGTTAGGAAGTGGATCCTTGTGAAGGTTTAACTGATGATGATATTCGGACGGCAATTCAGAATTCTACTGGTCCCAGAAATGCTCTTTTTGTGCCAGAGGTCAGCATTGATGGTTGTATGGTGATCTGTATATCTTGAATCTTCCTGGTGCTGGTCCTAATATCTTGGTTATGCAGCATGTGAATTGACCAGTTCTGAAACTGATGTTTTAGGTTCCATTTGAAGTTCTGGTGAGAAGACAAATAGCGCAATTGTTAGACCCTAGCCTCCAGTGTCTTATATTTGTATATGATGAACTAATGAAGGTTAGAAATATGACATCTTTGGTGCTTAGAAGCTGTAGCGTGATTTTATTGTCATTATGATTTTTGTTAGTGGAtgattttagataaatatgtTCACCATAGATGAGCCAATCTTGTCAAGCAACTGAGTTTCGGAGATATCCATATCTGAAAAGGCGCTTAGATGAAGTGATGCGGAAGTTTTTTCGCAGTGGTGAAAGACCAGCTGAGAGTATGATAAGAAACATTATTGAGATGGAGGTATTTCTTGTTGTCTTCCCCCACTTTTTCCTCTTTCATACTTCTTTATCCTGAATAGCGCAATAGCATAAAGACATCATTGggaaattttctttatcaagCTCCATATTCTACTTGTTTCTTACTGAAATCaaaatgagtttttttaatattttattcagaAGATGAAATCGAAATTTCTTTATCCTATCTGGAACTGGATGATACCAGAACTGGAACCAAACCATCTATCTATTGTTAAGTTCCGGTGGACAGGAGATCGGTCCGGTTCCAGTTCTCAACTGGAGCCATGCTTAGTTTCAATTTCAACCTCCCTTTACAAGACTCTTAAGATATGATACAACAAATTTTATGTGCGGTATGTCTAGTTGTACATAAAGCTGAATGGCTTTTGTAGCTCTCATAATAGAAGGCCATCTTTCTGTTGGATATATAATTGTTAGTGTATTGATGCACCTAGAACTCTTATGGGTTTTAATGCAACCAAATTCACAGGTGGGCTCAGATATGAGTTATTAACCCACTATTTCATCTGGTAGATGTCTTGGGTTAATCATCCAGTAGGCTTagcatttttttcattattcatGAACTTCTATTTGCTTTGCATTATTATATTGGAATTAAGAGCTGATTTGCATTTCCTTCTCATGATTCAGATGGATTATATAAATTCTTCCCATCCAAATTTTATAGGTGGGAACAGAGCTGTTGAACTAGCCATGCAGCAAGTGAAATCAATACAGGTATTAGCCATTTAGGATCGATATCATCCCTTTGATTTCAACTGATGTagaattctttgatttctgTTCATTTGGATTCTTTGTCTGGTTACTGAATTGTAAATCCAATTGTGACTATAGATCAGGATCATCTATATTCAGAATACAGAATAGACACATAAGTGGACGTGCATCCAGGATTCTCTTTTCAATGTTAGATCATTATGGATTCTAGAGGTTAATACCATTGCATATTTGGGCTTATTTGAGCCCATGTTAATACTCATTTATTTCTTCATCCTCTTGATTCAGGATAATATTGGTGTTGAAAAGTTATCAACCCCTGAGAAAGGAAAGGGATCCCGGGCTGTTCTTGCTAGGTCGGTTGCTAATGGCGTTACACATAATCAGGTGATTAATTATTTGGGATTAAAGCTTTTTCAGAAAGATGATTTGTCAGTTGAGAATTAAGTTCCTTATGAACAAAGTGGAGAATGTTTACTCTGAAAGGAGAAGGATATTGTAATTTGATTGAAGGATtcttaaaagtttaattaatcaataaagtTACAcccatacatatatatatatatatatatatatatatatatacacacactatacacacacacacacacacacacacacacacactaCATACAATCCTAATTATTTAAGGACTCCTAATTAAACTAATCTTCTAATTGCTATACACAATTCCATATCATATACAACATCTataacactccccctcaagctgTCTAGCTTGTTACAGAGATAATCAACTCGAGTCCTATAAAGAGCCTTCGTGAAGATATCTCTCAGTTGTTCTCTTGTCTTCACATAACCCGTAAAAATCAAACCTTGCTGAATCTTTTCACGAATGAAATGACAATCAATCTCGATATGCTTAGTTCGTTTATGAAATACAGGATTGGACGAAATGTGGAGAGCAGCTTGGTTGTCACAATACAACTTTGCTGGTACTGAAGTTTTAAGGCCTACTTCAGACAAAAGCTGATATATCCATATTATTTCACACACAGACTTGACCATAGCTCTGTGCTTTGATACCATGTAATTTGATTGATGGAttcttaaaagattaattaatcaataaagttacgcccatatatatatacactgcataaaatcctaattattTAAGGACTCCTAATTAAACTAATCTTCTAATTGCTATACACAATCCTATTTGATATACAACATCTGTAACAGATATCAAAGTGCTTCAAGGTAGATTTTCAAGTTTTCAACTGCATTTTGTAACTTCATGCTTGATATTTAGCAGGGAAGTCATCTCCAGTCAAATAACGAGAAAGCACCAGCAGGTAATTTCTTGGTTGATAATCAGCTACACCTGCTAATTAAAGCACCATCATGTATGTTAGATAAGCAATTAGTTGAAGATTTTCTGCAGTCTGTCTGTGTTATTCTTTGTTTGGCTGCTGCTTGGTTGGGTTAGTGGTGGTTGTAAATGCGGAAATGAAATAGAACTTAGCTGGGTTTGAGCTAAAGTTCTTATAAACTGAGCTAAATCTGAGCTCAAGTTCTTAAGAAATATGGAAATGATGAAGAGAAATTGAGAGGAAATGGTTggaaaatatgtttttttttttttccttatatttTCAGCCTTTaacatttgatttaaatagagAAGGAGATTACAAAAGTTGTAGTTCCCAATGCCACTAACATAGGAACTTGTACAAAgtcaaataagaaattaaatactacATGGGGACTTACAAGCTAGTAGTTCCCAATGCCACTAACATAGGAACTTGTACAAagtcaaacaagaaattaatactACATGGGGACTTACAAGCTATGGAAAACTGCTGGAAACCATGTGCTTGTTTCCAAGACAAGCTCACATGTTCCAACAGTGGTGTTATGTGCTATTGAGATGCAACCATCGGAAGCTTCGTTTGTCTTCCCATGCATATGCATCAATTCAAGCTTAAACTGATTTCACTAACATAATTAGGATTCCACCAAAATCTTGCCAAGGATCATAGACTCCATGCATGTGTATTTATGGCCCTGTTTTTGGGATCGGGTTATGGGTCTATGATTCACCACATGGTCAAAAGAAGGTGAAGAGTGTTTGCTGGAATTTCTATCTTTTTAACCTATGTTGTTTTTCATTTGAGGGCTCAGAGAGAACTCCACGATCTTTGAACTTTAGGAGTTCACGACCTGGAAGAAATTTCTGCTTGTTTAATTCCAtaagagaataatatttaaatagttacAAGAGAGAGTAAGCCAGCCTCTAACCCTTAAATTCTACTTGCCATAAAGACAAACAATTAAGGAAACTTATATTGTAACATGCATGTTTGCCTGTGCATGACTGCaatgtataatttttcttctcaAATGAAGCGCATGCTCACTTATGGATGGGGCAACCAAGTTAAGGAGATGTATTTTGTCCATATAAACAGATTGAAGTTTTAATTAGAAGGATTAATTTTTCTGTTGTACATGAGCTAATTTTGTGTCACCTAGATCAACAAGCGATGTTCTTGCATGACTTAAAACTGTTGTTTGTATTGATCATGCATTctgtctattttttaaaatatcttgcCTGTTCTTTCCAAGATTGTTATTCCATTGTGGTTCACCAGAGTTCAATTTAGGAAATCCTGactttatagaaattttagtGTCAATATGTAGTGATTTATACAGAGGGAATATATTTAATTGGATGGaagtggaatatttatttacttaagaTGTATACAAATAGGAAATATAGGATGACCATGACCATCCGATAGATTGGCAAGGGTTCTTAGATTTCCTATCAAATAAGCTAATTTTAGCAGTTTTTTATCTAGGCCGTAATTCATCTACAAGGGGCTGGGGTATTTCATCGATATTTGGAAGCATGGCATCGTCTGGAATGAATTCAATCAGCAGATCTCTTGATGAAACTTTCCATGATACAGAGCATTCATCCTCCACAATCCAATTAAGAGAGGTGATAGTATGCTATGGAAAGACCTCGGTCTCTATATCCATTTGTGATTTGTCTTTTGTTTAACATTTGAAATCTGCTGTTCTTGTTGATGGGGTAATTTAGCCTCCATCCATCCTGAGGCCACCAGAACTGACAGAGCAAGGAGCAGTGGAAATAATTGTAACCAAATTGCTTTTGCGGTCTTACTACGATATTGTCCGAAAGAACATTCAAGACCTAGTTCCAAAAGCCATTATGcactttttggtaattttatcatcttttctttgaatttatCCAGCTTTATGGGAGGGTCATTTAATAACTTTTTCTATAGCGTTGGTAATCAATCTTCTGCATGCTCTAGGTCAATTATACAAAGAGGGAACTGCATAACACCTTCATACAGAAACTGTACAGGTACTCTTATTACATTTTTCAAGATAGTTTGACTTtatcatggtaagttatgtTGAAGTCCATGAATTTACCGTTAAACCAGGGAAAGCCTTTTTGAAGAGCTTTTGCAGGAGCAGGATGAGGTGATcgcaaaaagaaaacatgcaAGAGAAGTTTTCCATGTTTTGCAACAAGCAGTACAGGTTAGTTGAAGTTGTAGCCATTTACTTGTTATAGTTTAATTCATCTGTGAAGGAAAGCTGGAGACATGTTGGTGACCTGCTACCACTTTACCTTCCATTGGCTTTTCCCTGTGGCCCTCCACCCCACACCACAGCACCCAGCCACATCTTTTGTTTCCGTTCTTTTTAATAGAGGGATTGTTAAGTGAATTATCAAAACTTCTTGTGTCAGAAACCCAAGGAAGATTATATGatgacaaataaaattataatcacCATACATTTGACTGGATATTCTCTTTGGTTTATGGGTTACTGGTATCCACTTTTGGGTTCCTTTTGTTGCCATATCTCTAGCATtgcctttcttttctctctctctctctctctctctctctgtctctgATGTTAAACTTTTTATTCCGCTTTTTGGGTTCCTTTTGTTGAATCATCTCATGTTGCACTGACACTGGTAAAGGTTGAGGCCATATCATCTGATAGAATCTGATGTTCTTTGTATCATCTCCGCATACCTCAAGAATACCGGCTCTACCACAATGCCACCTGTGCAGACACTTGATGAGGTTGAATCTGATGTATCATCTCGATGTTCATATTCAAGTGTGGATACCGGCTCTATTATCATCTGTGGAACACCAAAATCCACTCTAGATCTGGATGAGTAAAACAGGTCATCTCACATATTATCATCTGTGAACACCAAAATCCCTAGATTATATTACTCGGATGAGCAATCATTGCCTGTGAACTCAAATGGATTGTAAGTTGTAGCTGTCATGTCGAAGCTAAGAGTTCAATGCATTGCTTATAAGTTTTGGATGGTGGCATTTAAAGATGGCTATTGGTAAATTCCAGTTTTTAATCAATCTCCATGGGGCTTGAGGCTCAACTAGCCTTGTAGTAAATGAGTTGGAAACTTTGCTCTTGTAAAGTGCTTCTTCCAAATTCTGCAGCAAAATTCAATGCTCTTTCGGTGTCACCTGTGTGCTTTCGTCTTTATGTTGTTCTAAGGGAGGAATTAAGCTTCATGATCACATATACTCATGTTTGCAACATATTTCATAGTTATCATCGTGTCATCTTTTGTGATACCGTCTTTTATGTTGTATCATTGCTCGTGCACCCTGGTGCACCATATTTGAACATAGTTATCATTGCTTTTATGTTGTAGCTTTTGTGATACCGTAGACACCTGTAAATGCAAAGTAGTCGCACATCCATTACCTTAACCCTGAAAATCACCCTGGGTGCATCCCACCTATGAGAAAATATTGTTTGAAAATAGCACACTTCCCTTTAACTTAGATCAGTATAATTAACTTCTGCAGAAGAATAATAAGCTATATGTAGATGCATCTTTTAGTTCCTCCAAGCTCACCTAAGCAATGATCTTAGCATTTTCGCACAGCTTGAATTAGCTTTTAGAAACTTATGAAACTCTCTTACTAATTACAGTCTCCTGTGCGTTCTTATGAAATTTGTTGTGCAATGTAGCTGCAATACTAAACCCAAAGGATAACAATAGAAAGGGCTTCCACTGCCTTCCAGATGCTAGAATAGCCAATGCAGTCGACACAAGAGCTATAGCAGAAAGCGCATTTTTCCAAGCTTCAAAGCCTTTGACAACACTACTGCATTTCCTGCAATGAATTACATGCCGGAAATACCTGTTACTCAAGTTTGGTGCATGCATTGTTCCAATCCCACCCTTTGCTGGTGACGAAGCTGAAACTCCGGCAACAAGACCAGCCGGCGCATGTTCTACAACAGCAGGTACTTCAGGTAGAGAGATTGTGCTGTGCCCAAAATGATAAGGCATTCCATGTCCAACCTTATCCATCCATTTCCTGTATTCTGCCACCCAAGTATCAGATGACTTTAAATTTAGATACAGATTCTTTGTGGggactttttctttcattaaaaCTTCATTTTGGGATGATAAGAATCCCATATCTTGCTCAAAGACCTTACTTGCATTCTGATGGAAGTACCACTGAGGTATCCATTTTGCAATGTGAGATCTTTTAGTTCCTCCAAACCTAACAATGAGCATGGCTTTCCTCCTTGTCTAATGAGCTTGTCTACAAAGGTCCAGTTGGTCCTACAAAGGATTTTCGCCAATGTGAGACAATATGGCTTTTCCATTGTTCCTCCAAACCTAATATGAAGAACATGGCTTTTCCTTGTCCAGTTGGTCTACAAAGGAAAAGTCCTGTGAAGTCCTGTGTAATAAAGCAGGATCTTTATCCCTCCCCCACCATCCTGCTTACCCCGATCTCAGTGCGCTCAGTGACTTGGGCTCCATCTTTTGCCGACCAGTCTGTCCTGTCATGTGAGATTGGAATATGTGCTGGATCCATGAGATTTTCAAGAAGGATAGAGTGATCATAAGGAAGCTCATGGGTTGTTGAAGTATCTTGAAACCCTGGCCTAGCAAAGTTCTCAAACCATGGTAGCTTATTAAGATTTGGTGGAGTCTTTCTAGACATCCATACCCAAACAACTCCTTGTGATTCTCTAATCTCATATGTTTTCACACAAGCTGATTGAGGAATTTTTGCATTCGTAGGAAGCTGTAATGAAGAAATTCATGAATAATGAGGACCACAGAAATGAATAATTCACAAGAAAACTGAAGGCACGTTATATTATGGAAAATCAAGACTGACCTGAGGTATTTTGACGCATTTACCTTCTCCTTCAAATTGCCATCCATGATACAGACATTCAAGTCTTCCATCTATCAACTGACCTTCTGATAGTTTAGCTAACCtaaatcaagaaaatcaaagttggactcttatcatttatttatctcaaattcacaaatcaTGGCCTatatatcattcaacaagattaAGCAAGACAAAAAGTGTACCAACATCTTAATTTAATGCTTATTAAAAGAGCATCTTAATTCCAATTGCTTGTGGCAAAATTACTAAGGAAAAAAATGCTTAAACTTTAACTGTTCATCAATGAAACAAGTACCCAATTGCCGGAGGATATTTAAGATTATTGTCTAATTGTGAAGCAGCTGAACAATAAATCTATCTAAGCTTTAAACTGTTGTCGGTGATCAGTTGATCACTATAGCTAGCAGCATAAGGACAAAGCAATGGAGCGAAATAGGCAAATGCCAAAGGACGAGTACACTCAAAAAAAGAGGTGAGGTTGGTAGTTACCTGTGAGGGCACCTATCTTCATAGCATCGAAGCTCGCCTTCTCCATCTTTATACAAGACAATCTGTTTATCAAAAACAGTAAGCCCTAAAGGAGCATCATCAGGTACATCCTTAGTAAGGTAAAGTGGGTACCACTCTTCAGTCCAATCATAATCAGCCACTACTCTCTCTCCTCTTCTTTCCTCCTCACTAGATGGACCCACAAGCACCATGTGGTCATCAGCTTCTACTACTCCTGATCTGCTCTCGTCATGCACAGTACTACTAGCCGCATAACACTTTGTGTGGCGTATTTTTAAGGTGTGCAGTATCGGTTTTAGGAGGTGGGTTTTGATTGTTGGTGTTGTTGGTTTGGAAGTAGAGGAGAGAGGAGATAAAGGAAAGGATTTAGTTATGGCGGTTGTATGAGAGAGGAATAGGTGAAATGGTAATGCCATGAATGATTCTTTGGAGGTGcaagaagaggaagagaagCAGTTGATCCAGAGATTTATGGGGGTTTTAAGCAGAGAAAGAAGTGTTTGGTCGAGTTAAAAAGAAGGAAGCGTGTCAAATTCTGAAGAACATGATTGGGAATTGCTTGCGAGGAACTTCCTGTTTTTGTAGCCACACAATATTATGGAAGTGTTCTGTAGCTGACTTAATGTTCAACTGTCTAGACCATTGGTCCTCATTTACTCGCGTAATCCATTATGACCTTGTCACTAAAAGCTTATTACACTCGCTACTAAATTTCTGTAAGCAGATTTCGTCGTGGAAAGCTAGTTTCAGATGGATATCGTTTTATCGCAGAATAAAAGGGGCGATACAAGTCGTCGCCTGGGATTATAGCGGAGGCTAGTGTAGTGGAAATTTAAGGGACGAATTCGGCTTGGAAGACCTAAGATTTAGCGGCGAGTAATATTGCATCGCTAGAAAAACCCTTTGCCAAAATATTTTAGCGACGCTGAAAGTAATACGGATTGTTAATAATTAGCAAAAAGTTTGGAATTTTCCgctattaataatgaaaatatcaaAACATATTCTGCTATTTCCAGTTtcaatttaaatcaaatattcatattttgtgaaaaaatatttgaaagtaCTCAACAATGAGATGTCAATTATTAGTtgtaataaaattcaataaattgaGATTGTTATCTACCGTGACCAATGGCCATGGGACAACCAGATatgaagaaatttaaaaaataaataaataaataaataaaacaataaaacacaCATGCTCATTGATGTATTTTTGACAAATTTCTCCAGTAAATTATATCCTTACATGATCAAAATCACTGACTGGAATAAAACTTCCACTTTATTCATGGtggaagttattttctccactCCTCTAAAATGACCAAAACAAGTTACAACCAAAGATATATATCAGTAATTATCTCTGTATGTGTTTGTCCAAAAAACATTATTAGTACTCTCTTAGTATACTGTACAAGGCCTCTCAtgaattgaaagaaagaagaggaatGGGATTTATTTCCTGTTGCTCTCACAAGAACAGAGGAGTGGTATcatatacaatttttttcaCCCATTAATCAATGAACAAGTTTGTCGGATTTCGCCTTCTTCTCCTGTCTTAACTCCAATGCTAGTTAGCTTCAGAAAAGACCGACTCCAACTATCAAAAAACCTGACTTCATCATCTGCAAAATCCTGCACTTGTCTTCTTGTTCTCGCATCATCTAAAAGAACAGAATCTGATTGGAATAGCCCTTTGTGGGCTAAGAGATTTCTGTAATACTGATTATCAAATGCAGAAGATGTTTCAGGATCATTGTTTACTAATATCGATGAGCTTGCTTCTGCTGGACATATTCTCATTAGCTCGTTCGCATAAGTACTGTCCAGTGTGGAGTCGATGAGTTTGAGCTTCCCTTTTGAGTCTTCATGGAATCTGTCGCTGAATGCACTGCAGTGTGCTGTTCCTATAGTGTGAGCACCTGCAAGGGAACATCTTCATGTTATTGCTTCAACCCATTGATGGATGCAAATTCTAGTAGGGATAACTTCTATCTGCCCCGAGAAACACTCTTATTGGTCTGTCTTCTGTGCataaaagcttttcttttttgggattgAGGTTGAAAATGTTTCTCCAAAAAGTCCTATTAGAGATTACTGCAATATGTAGTCTGAAGCTGTTCTAAAGTTTTAACAACCAAAACATGTCAATTAACCTTGCAAGATAATGTTCTTATCAGCTAGGACACTATAAACCCAGAAACCTTTTGTCCGTTCTTCAAACTGAATATGATTTGACCTATTTGAAGGTGGGCAGAAATGTAAGTTGCATTTTACCTGATAAAGTAACAAGGTCATCCAGAGATAACCCTTTAGTGgagaaaattttgatcatttCATTCATAGTAAAACTTGTATCTACAATATTTGGTCTGACATTTGCAGATGAAGAAACCCTCCCATCTCTCCTACCTGTTGGAATCTGGATCAAGGGTCCTCCAGTCTGTTTTCATGTTGTTAATGAATGACAATCAATTAAAAGAAGCATGCAAGAAATAAAGTATAGAGAAACAGAAACAGCAGAGTAATTCTTACAATAGCAACAGCATCTCTTGCAGCTAAAGCAACAATATCAGCGCAAGAAACAGTCCCCGGACAGAAAATTTCCAGCAGTCTTTTAGCCGAATCAATAACTGAAAATCCTCCAAGAGACGTGTTTGCTGGATCACTTCGCTCGGTTCCATTTCCTCGTAGCAGCACAGATGCATCACAACCCTGCAACCAAGACAACTACTTGCATTGCAGAGAAGCCACTAATCTTATGGTATCTACGGTTATGCTACACAGGTTAATTCATTGGATCCAACTTTAGCTTGATATGGAAAATGGTCATCCTAGTTAAGAGCTAAATGTCCGTAGGCAAGTAATTGCTCTATCCATCAGACTAGTGGCTAAAGTCTGTCATGTGGAGAAGCAATGAGAATGGTGAGACTCATGTCTTGGGCAGTGAGGTTTTGGGTTTGAACCCTAGTCGGAGCTTATTTAGCACAAAAGATGGGGGCATTTACATGGTTACATGCATTCTTAAAACTTAATAGTCCAATTTTCTCTTGAAAGATAACAAGAAAGATACTTCTCTTAAAACTATACGCTTTAAATCCATAACTATTTGTTTC is a window encoding:
- the LOC107260939 gene encoding peroxidase 46, which encodes MDIKPILFSLKLIFYFVLFNLFASSSATLSFNFYAASCPSVEFMVANTVRSASSADPTIPGKLLRLLFHDCFVEGCDASVLLRGNGTERSDPANTSLGGFSVIDSAKRLLEIFCPGTVSCADIVALAARDAVAITGGPLIQIPTGRRDGRVSSSANVRPNIVDTSFTMNEMIKIFSTKGLSLDDLVTLSGAHTIGTAHCSAFSDRFHEDSKGKLKLIDSTLDSTYANELMRICPAEASSSILVNNDPETSSAFDNQYYRNLLAHKGLFQSDSVLLDDARTRRQVQDFADDEVRFFDSWSRSFLKLTSIGVKTGEEGEIRQTCSLING
- the LOC8274149 gene encoding LOW QUALITY PROTEIN: protein TIC 55, chloroplastic (The sequence of the model RefSeq protein was modified relative to this genomic sequence to represent the inferred CDS: inserted 2 bases in 1 codon; substituted 1 base at 1 genomic stop codon), yielding MALPFHLFLSHTTAITKSFPLSPLSSTSKPTTPTIKTHLLKPILHTLKIRHTKCYAASSTVHDESRSGVVEADDHMVLVGPSSEEERRGERVVADYDWTEEWYPLYLTKDVPDDAPLGLTVFDKQIVLYKDGEGELRCYEDRCPHRLAKLSEGQLIDGRLECLYHGWQFEGEGKCVKIPQLPTNAKIPQSACVKTYEIRESQGVVWVWMSRKTPPNLNKLPWFENFARPGFQDTSTTHELPYDHSILLENLMDPAHIPISHDRTDWSAKDGAQVTERTEIGVSRMVGEGXRSCFITQDFTGLFLCRPTGQGKAMLIVRFGGTKRSHIAKWIPQWYFHQNASKVFEQDMGFLSSQNEVLMKEKVPTKNLYLNLKSSDTWVAEYRKWMDKVGHGMPYHFGHSTISLPEVPAVVEHAPAGLVAGVSASSPAKGGIGTMHAPNLSNRYFRHVIHCRKCSSVVKGFEAWKNALSAIALVSTALAILASGRQWKPFLLLSFGFSIAATLXTTNFIRTHRRL